In a single window of the Natronosalvus caseinilyticus genome:
- a CDS encoding glucodextranase DOMON-like domain-containing protein → MSDNSRDDDSRSLYRRTVLGGVAGLGAYGLTAGLSGSVAASAPEGVTASGIDSFHPGHPRFVQVGEKLWNSAFVGPEMIGGRDNLAPPVPEASPNPEGYAAEDFTWSVAQRPEGSEVDLTYQSSLDPDRPRYDEGRDNVAEFEADVPGTYVLELEAPDGTHELTIHAFPESEGGAGGQPRIELEGRYEDGEYVLETNARLAPNSRATRADLEVVFLVDDRDALTTEDIEVDGLTGRVPESALEGESARIHAVASDGDSLSTLDTIELGPDGAISLPNRPPEWMAEGVMYQIFPRSWAGERGATTFEDLIDGVDYLADLGVDAVWLTPVVPAESVDKLFGNNNDSGFQEGPPGGGPHGYDTNDYFGIAEDLVPDGMDPIEAYAAFVDACHEQDIRVVFDLVSNHAGRGHAYFQDTIAEQGSEPPAPNWEYPPVESWNEDSKHFDWWDRLEAPITHDGETVEPAPSPTGFWGLRVMPNWNYDNVAVREHMLAVAEFWSGEVGVDGFRCDIAWGVPHSFWKAVREVVRSNDSEFLMLDETIPKDPAFSENEFDMHFDTEGFTTTTHDVASGLASPTDLYDDVRARAAEGIPDHSLVLNAVENHDELRLLNQTVIDQANPNHDETSDDEWERGAALQRACWAAGVTLPGVPFVYYGQERQISRFGEGRQMGEDDPRGYNDDGSVNSGADVRPGGRQRAFMNWEEYDEDHLEFYRTLISTYHDLDVLKTDADLVGEWHESDDRVLVFGRDASHLEDVAGPERVVVIVNFDPEGAATVDLRSDVHATDIVSGADLEVEADDERRTVEVEQVAILETPTFFAAGDRIANLSVTPGTDKGGNGRYQYPTDDRFTDGIFDLTAFSVHDGGDTYQFRAAVGGDLENYDGYDGGFSAQHLQLYLADGSDDGTTEMREGVNATLERPHQYRVVVDGENGTRLEAADGTLLAEGDVAANPAADEILVDVPKAALVVPLEDLDVAVVMLGYDPNAPGNVMQAEAEATETTFGGAQNDAAPNAIDVVTPADVDWYRGLAYSDGTRATVQYVPLVTTLEPVATFDESTGEPYGPGTYEYPTSDDFYEGAWDIDELTVSASRDHVEFAFTMASEIQNPWGLPRGFSHQFFQVYVHDPDADGEGITEGRTGLNANMATPYHYRVVVNGESVKSVESATGDAVTSNVETNVEGRTISVRVPADAIGWDVEADGGIGIAALVAPFDGYGDGAIRGIAPEAGEYVIGGGTGENDPAVMDMVTPEGVDRVEVLSESDGSVPQLPFVALGGVDLPEAGDGSSSDGSDGNDSSDGSDGAGGDDGSDGDGDDNNGSDADGNSNGENESTDESDGNSSDDSGSDGNNGSEADGLPGFGAVVGTAGVAGGTALAAKRLSEDDE, encoded by the coding sequence ATGAGCGACAATTCACGAGATGATGACTCGAGATCGCTGTACAGACGAACCGTCCTCGGCGGCGTTGCGGGACTCGGCGCCTACGGACTGACGGCCGGGCTGAGCGGTTCGGTCGCGGCGAGCGCCCCGGAGGGCGTGACAGCGAGCGGCATCGACTCCTTCCACCCCGGCCATCCGCGCTTCGTCCAGGTCGGCGAGAAACTGTGGAACTCGGCGTTCGTCGGCCCCGAGATGATCGGTGGACGAGACAACCTCGCCCCGCCCGTTCCCGAGGCCAGCCCAAATCCGGAGGGCTACGCAGCCGAGGACTTTACCTGGTCCGTTGCACAGCGTCCAGAGGGGAGCGAGGTCGACCTGACCTACCAGTCGTCGCTCGACCCGGATCGACCCCGGTACGACGAGGGCCGGGACAACGTCGCCGAGTTCGAGGCCGACGTCCCCGGCACCTACGTCCTCGAACTCGAGGCGCCCGACGGCACTCACGAGTTGACCATCCACGCGTTCCCCGAATCCGAGGGCGGAGCGGGCGGCCAGCCCCGGATCGAACTCGAGGGTCGGTACGAGGACGGCGAGTACGTCCTGGAGACGAACGCTCGACTCGCGCCGAACAGCCGGGCGACCCGGGCCGACCTCGAGGTAGTCTTCCTCGTTGACGACCGCGACGCGCTCACGACCGAGGACATCGAGGTCGACGGACTGACCGGCCGCGTACCCGAATCGGCCCTCGAGGGCGAGTCCGCCCGTATCCACGCGGTCGCCTCCGACGGCGACAGTCTGAGCACCCTCGATACGATCGAACTCGGACCAGACGGTGCGATCTCCCTGCCCAACCGCCCGCCGGAGTGGATGGCCGAGGGCGTCATGTACCAGATCTTTCCACGCTCCTGGGCGGGCGAACGCGGCGCGACGACGTTCGAGGATCTGATCGACGGCGTCGATTACCTCGCCGACCTGGGCGTCGACGCGGTCTGGCTGACGCCCGTCGTTCCGGCCGAGAGCGTCGACAAACTCTTCGGGAATAACAACGACTCCGGCTTCCAGGAGGGACCACCCGGCGGCGGACCCCACGGCTACGACACGAACGACTACTTCGGGATCGCCGAGGACCTCGTCCCGGACGGAATGGACCCTATCGAGGCCTACGCGGCGTTCGTCGACGCCTGCCACGAGCAGGACATCAGGGTCGTCTTCGACCTCGTGAGCAACCACGCCGGACGCGGCCACGCGTACTTCCAGGATACCATCGCCGAGCAGGGATCCGAACCGCCGGCACCGAACTGGGAGTATCCGCCCGTCGAATCCTGGAACGAGGACTCGAAGCACTTCGACTGGTGGGACCGCCTCGAGGCGCCGATTACCCACGACGGCGAAACGGTGGAACCGGCCCCCAGTCCGACCGGCTTCTGGGGCCTCCGGGTCATGCCCAACTGGAACTACGACAACGTGGCGGTCCGCGAGCACATGCTCGCCGTTGCCGAGTTCTGGTCGGGCGAGGTCGGCGTCGACGGCTTCCGCTGCGACATCGCCTGGGGGGTCCCCCACAGCTTCTGGAAGGCGGTCCGCGAGGTCGTCCGGTCGAACGACAGCGAGTTCCTCATGCTCGACGAGACGATCCCGAAGGACCCTGCATTCTCGGAGAACGAGTTCGACATGCACTTCGACACCGAGGGGTTCACGACGACGACCCACGACGTCGCCAGCGGACTGGCCTCGCCCACCGACCTCTACGACGACGTCAGGGCGCGAGCTGCGGAGGGCATCCCGGACCACTCGCTCGTCCTCAACGCGGTCGAGAACCACGACGAGTTGCGCCTGCTCAATCAGACCGTGATCGACCAGGCGAACCCGAACCACGACGAGACCTCCGACGACGAGTGGGAGCGCGGCGCCGCCCTCCAGCGCGCCTGCTGGGCTGCCGGCGTCACTCTCCCCGGCGTCCCCTTCGTCTACTACGGCCAGGAGCGCCAGATCAGCCGCTTCGGCGAGGGTCGACAGATGGGCGAGGACGACCCGCGAGGCTACAACGACGACGGCTCGGTCAACAGCGGCGCCGACGTCCGCCCCGGTGGCCGCCAGCGCGCGTTCATGAACTGGGAGGAGTACGACGAGGACCATCTCGAGTTCTACCGGACGCTCATCAGTACGTACCACGACCTCGACGTGCTGAAAACCGACGCGGACCTCGTCGGCGAGTGGCACGAGTCCGACGATCGCGTGCTCGTCTTCGGGCGCGACGCCAGTCACCTCGAGGACGTCGCCGGGCCCGAACGCGTCGTCGTGATCGTCAACTTCGACCCCGAAGGGGCAGCGACCGTCGACCTCCGCTCTGACGTGCACGCGACCGACATCGTCTCCGGTGCGGATCTGGAGGTTGAGGCCGACGACGAACGACGCACCGTCGAGGTCGAGCAGGTCGCGATCCTCGAGACGCCGACGTTCTTCGCCGCGGGCGACCGTATCGCGAACCTGTCGGTGACTCCCGGAACCGACAAGGGTGGCAACGGCCGCTACCAGTACCCGACCGACGACCGGTTCACCGACGGCATCTTCGACCTGACGGCGTTCTCGGTTCACGACGGCGGCGACACCTACCAGTTCCGCGCAGCGGTCGGCGGCGACCTCGAGAACTACGACGGGTACGACGGCGGGTTCTCCGCCCAGCACCTCCAGTTGTATCTGGCCGACGGTTCCGACGACGGGACGACGGAGATGCGCGAGGGTGTCAACGCAACCCTCGAACGCCCCCACCAGTACCGGGTCGTCGTCGACGGCGAAAATGGGACGCGACTCGAGGCCGCCGACGGGACGCTCCTCGCCGAGGGTGACGTCGCCGCGAACCCGGCCGCCGACGAGATTCTCGTCGACGTGCCGAAGGCCGCGCTGGTGGTACCCCTCGAGGATCTGGACGTCGCGGTGGTAATGCTGGGCTACGATCCGAACGCGCCGGGGAACGTCATGCAGGCCGAGGCGGAGGCCACCGAGACGACCTTCGGCGGCGCACAGAACGACGCCGCGCCCAACGCGATCGACGTGGTGACGCCGGCCGACGTCGACTGGTACCGGGGGCTGGCTTACAGCGACGGAACGCGAGCGACGGTGCAGTACGTCCCGCTCGTAACCACGCTCGAGCCGGTCGCCACGTTCGACGAATCTACCGGCGAGCCCTACGGACCGGGAACCTACGAGTACCCGACGAGCGACGACTTCTACGAGGGCGCCTGGGACATCGACGAACTGACCGTCTCGGCCTCGCGCGATCACGTCGAGTTCGCGTTCACGATGGCCAGCGAGATACAGAACCCGTGGGGGCTGCCCCGCGGCTTCTCTCACCAGTTCTTCCAGGTGTACGTCCACGACCCCGACGCCGACGGAGAGGGAATCACGGAGGGTCGAACCGGGCTGAACGCCAACATGGCGACGCCCTACCACTACCGCGTCGTCGTCAACGGCGAGTCGGTCAAGAGCGTCGAGTCCGCGACTGGCGACGCCGTGACGTCGAACGTCGAGACGAACGTGGAAGGGCGCACGATCTCGGTCCGCGTCCCCGCCGACGCCATCGGCTGGGACGTCGAGGCCGACGGTGGGATCGGCATCGCGGCCCTCGTCGCCCCATTCGACGGCTACGGGGACGGCGCGATCCGCGGCATCGCCCCAGAGGCCGGCGAATACGTCATCGGCGGCGGCACCGGCGAGAACGATCCGGCCGTGATGGACATGGTCACCCCCGAGGGCGTGGACCGCGTCGAAGTGCTCTCGGAATCCGACGGTTCGGTGCCACAACTTCCGTTCGTCGCGCTCGGTGGCGTCGACTTGCCCGAGGCCGGGGATGGGTCCTCGAGCGACGGGAGCGACGGAAACGACAGCAGCGACGGGAGCGATGGGGCCGGCGGCGACGACGGGAGCGACGGCGATGGCGACGACAACAATGGTAGCGACGCCGACGGCAACAGCAATGGCGAAAACGAAAGTACGGACGAGAGTGACGGCAACTCGAGCGACGACAGCGGAAGCGACGGAAACAACGGATCGGAAGCTGATGGCCTCCCCGGCTTCGGCGCCGTCGTCGGCACCGCAGGTGTCGCCGGCGGAACCGCACTGGCAGCGAAGCGCCTCAGCGAGGACG